One Meriones unguiculatus strain TT.TT164.6M chromosome 5, Bangor_MerUng_6.1, whole genome shotgun sequence DNA segment encodes these proteins:
- the Ceacam19 gene encoding carcinoembryonic antigen-related cell adhesion molecule 19 — MEIHTQTLGCFSKGLLFSALILALWLPQGSQAALHIQKIPEQPQKNRDLLLSLHGVPSTVQDFIWYLGEETSGGTRLFSYIPGLMRPQRDGSAMGQRDIVGFPNGSMLLRGAQPSDSGTYQVAVTINPVWTIKAKTEVQVADAHEFSATRHLPVNAGIMAATIIGSLVMASLLVSGIAYLLITQSRKVQSPRIPATEKPKTNTSPESGDSNIYEVMPSPVFLIPPVSDVGPVNSAMVSPSLPPQASQENQHYQDLLNPDSAPYCQLVPTSWWSLEPACQEDTGPHHSGPHMCSKHTCDTHRTKLLGTGKMGSTTDPASHWPVSHGTGWETDNPRS, encoded by the exons ATGGAGATTCACACCCAGACCCTGGGCTGCTTCTCAAAGGGCCTCCTGTTCTCAG CCTTGATCTTAGCTCTCTGGCTGCCCCAAGGCTCCCAGGCAGCCCTCCACATTCAGAAGATTCCAGAGCAGCCTCAAAAGAACCGAGACCTTCTATTATCCCTTCACGGTGTCCCCAGCACTGTCCAGGACTTTATCTGGTACTTAGGGGAGGAGACTTCTGGAGGCACAAGGCTATTCTCTTACATCCCTGGGCTAATGAGGCCCCAGAGGGATGGCAGTGCCATGGGACAGCGAGACATTGTTGGCTTCCCCAATGGTTCCATGCTTCTTCGAGGCGCCCAACCTTCAGACAGTGGCACCTACCAAGTGGCTGTCACCATCAACCCTGTGTGGACAATTAAGGCCAAGACTGAGGTACAGGTAGCTG ATGCTCATGAGTTCTCAGCCACCAGACACCTTCCTGTCAATGCTGGGATCATGGCAGCTACCATTATTGGAAGTCTTGTTATGGCATCACTGCTTGTAAGTGGTATTGCCTACCTCCTGATCACTCAAAGCCGGAAGGTCCAGAGCCCCAG GATACCAGCTACAGAGAAGCCAAAGACAAACACTAGCCCTGAATCTG GTGACAGCAACATCTATGAAGTGATGCCATCTCCAGTCTTCCTGATACCCCCTGTCAGTGATGTGGGGCCAGTGAACTCAGCCATGGTGAGTCCT AGCCTGCCTCCACAAGCATCCCAGGAGAATCAGCACTATCAG GATCTACTAAACCCTGACTCAGCCCCATACTGCCAGCTGGTGCCAacttcctggtggtctttggaaCCTGCCTGCCAAGAAGACACTGGACCACACCACTCAGGGCCTCACATGTGCAGTAaacacacatgtgacacacacaggACAAAGCTGCTGGGAACTGGCAAGATGGGATCCACCACAGACCCAGCATCACATTGGCCAGTATCCCACGGGACTGGATGGGAGACTGACAACCCCAGATCCTGA